A window of the Kosakonia radicincitans DSM 16656 genome harbors these coding sequences:
- the rpsD gene encoding 30S ribosomal protein S4 — MARYLGPKLKLSRREGTDLFLKSGVRAIDTKCKIEQAPGQHGARKPRLSDYGVQLREKQKVRRIYGVLERQFRNYYKEAARLKGNTGENLLGLLEGRLDNVVYRMGFGATRAEARQLVSHKAIMVNGRVVNIASYQVSPNDVVSIREKAKKQSRVKAALELAEQREKPTWLEVDAGKMEGTFKRKPERSDLSADINEHLIVELYSK; from the coding sequence ATGGCAAGATATTTGGGTCCTAAGCTCAAGCTGAGCCGTCGTGAGGGCACAGACCTGTTCCTTAAGTCTGGCGTTCGCGCGATCGATACCAAGTGTAAAATTGAACAAGCTCCTGGCCAGCACGGTGCGCGTAAACCGCGTCTGTCTGACTATGGTGTGCAGTTGCGTGAAAAGCAAAAAGTTCGCCGTATCTACGGTGTGCTGGAGCGTCAGTTCCGTAACTACTACAAAGAAGCAGCACGTCTGAAAGGCAACACTGGTGAAAACCTGCTGGGTCTGCTGGAAGGTCGTCTGGACAACGTTGTATACCGTATGGGCTTTGGCGCCACTCGTGCAGAAGCACGTCAGCTGGTTAGCCACAAAGCAATCATGGTAAACGGTCGTGTTGTTAACATCGCTTCTTATCAGGTTAGTCCGAATGACGTGGTTAGCATTCGTGAGAAAGCGAAAAAGCAGTCTCGCGTGAAAGCCGCTCTGGAGCTGGCTGAGCAGCGTGAAAAGCCAACCTGGCTGGAAGTTGATGCTGGCAAGATGGAAGGTACGTTCAAGCGTAAGCCGGAGCGTTCTGATCTGTCTGCGGACATTAACGAACACCTGATCGTCGAGCTTTACTCCAAGTAA